Proteins encoded together in one Vitis vinifera cultivar Pinot Noir 40024 chromosome 4, ASM3070453v1 window:
- the LOC100854194 gene encoding kinesin-like protein KIN-7F: MGSAGGEEVMRGPSGRGERVVVSVRLRPLNEKEISRNDALDWECINDTTIIFKNHLPIPERSMYPSAYTFDRVFRSDSTTREVYEAGAKEVALSVVSGINSSIFAYGQTSSGKTFTMSGITEYTMADIYDHIERHKEREFLLKFSAMEIYNESVRDLLSSDTAPLRLLDDPERGTIVEKLTEETLRDWNHLIELLSLCEAQRQIGETALNETSSRSHQILRLTVESSAREFLGNDNSSVLTSTVNFVDLAGSERASQSLSAGTRLKEGCHINRSLLTLGTVIRKLSKGRSGHIPYRDSKLTRILQSSLGGNAKTAIICTMSPARSHVEQSRNTLLFASCAKEVTTNAQVNVVMSDKALVKHLQRELARLENSLRSPEPTSICLDTATLLRDKDLQIEKLEKELRELTLQRDLAQSQVEDLLGVVGDDRLPMIWADMDDHYPKLRVRRSWESENPTSETFALADDQTPASGLRTFALADDQTPDVGLRTCDTSQYSDGNSVDDSDDHYPPLPESEDNFLHNGTSALVSVNTPNHVAIDLSSQWDKIEEQSNANSEDLCKEVRCIEIEHSIMKRDIESNTLSPVRDTDALELKVVRNGDGANQEFTSPLLKEDKELNCNQRTVVIPSPQEFSPWLLEKENSSCRSLKLTRSRSCKASFMYCSSSPWFEKEEKDKYTPSNVFEKDFIGRPEGFQKKLASLNYDTEIDKLSRKGGQTFRGSSSVDQLKEQVVTTSTDEDVTSLNTYVAGLKEMAKFQYEERLADDQESEPEANKSVKNVKDVGLDPIQDDLASPSRWPFEFKRLQKEIIELWHSCNVSLVHRTYFFLLFQGDPADSIYMEVELRRLSFLKDTFSRGNQTVVDGHALTPASSVRALRREREMLCKQMQKKLSEDERMSLFLKWGVQLNAKNRRLQLAYRLWTDTEDMNHISESANIVARLTRFVQPEEAFKEMFGLNFTPRRMSRRSHSWKLNIKPFL, encoded by the exons ACAGAGTATTTAGGTCTGATTCCACTACGAGGGAGGTATATGAGGCAGGAGCCAAGGAAGTTGCTCTTTCGGTTGTCAGTGGTATTAATT CAAGTATTTTTGCTTATGGACAAACAAGCAGTGGAAAGACATTCACTATGAGCGGAATTACTGAGTATACCATGGCAGATATATATGACCATATAGAGAGG CACAAGGAAAGAGAATTTCTTTTGAAGTTCTCTGCTATGGAGATTTACAATGAATCTGTCAGAGACCTTCTCAGCTCAGATACTGCTCCGCTTCGACTTCTGGATGATCCAGAG AGAGGAACTATTGTTGAGAAACTCACTGAGGAAACTCTGAGAGACTGGAACCATCTAATAGAGCTCCTTTCCCTATGCGAAG CCCAGAGACAAATAGGGGAGACCGCACTTAATGAAACAAGCTCTAGATCTCATCAAATTCTCAGACTG ACAGTTGAAAGTTCTGCTCGTGAGTTTTTAGGCAATGACAATTCAAGTGTTCTTACATCTACTGTG AATTTTGTTGATCTTGCTGGAAGTGAGCGTGCATCTCAGTCATTATCAGCTGGCACAAGGCTGAAAGAAGGTTGCCACATAAACCGCAGTTTATTAACCCTGGGAACTGTTATCCGTAAGCTAAg CAAAGGAAGAAGTGGACATATTCCTTATAGAGATTCAAAATTAACCCGCATATTGCAGTCCTCCTTAGGAGGCAATGCCAAAACTGCTATCATATGTACTATGAGTCCTGCAAGAAGCCATGTTGAGCAATCAAGAAACACCCTCTTGTTTGCGAGTTGTGCTAAGGAAGTGACTACCAATGCACAGGTTAACGTAGTCATGTCTGATAAAGCATTAGTGAAACACCTGCAGAGAGAATTGGCTAGACTGGAGAATTCATTGAGAAGTCCAGAACCAACTTCTATCTGTCTTGATACTGCCACATTACTGAGAGATAAAGACCTTCAGATTGAAAAG TTGGAGAAAGAGTTAAGAGAGCTGACTCTGCAACGAGATCTTGCTCAATCTCAAGTTGAGGATTTACTGGGAGTCGTTGGAGATGATAGACTTCCAATGATATGG GCAGATATGGATGATCACTACCCAAAATTAAGAGTGAGGAGATCATGGGAATCTGAAAATCCAACATCAGAGACATTTGCTTTGGCAGATGATCAAACACCAGCTTCTGGTCTCAGAACATTTGCTTTGGCAGATGATCAAACACCAGATGTTGGTCTCAGAACATGTGATACATCTCAGTACTCTGATGGAAACAGTGTGGATGATTCTGACGACCACTATCCACCACTTCCTGAATCTGAAGATAATTTTCTTCACAATGGTACATCTGCACTGGTGTCAGTTAATACCCCTAATCATGTTGCAATTGATCTGAGCTCACAGTGGGACAAGATTGAAGAACAGAGTAATGCAAACTCGGAGGATCTTTGCAAGGAAGTCAGATGTATTGAGATAGAGCATTCAATCATGAAAAGAGATATAGAATCTAATACATTGTCACCTGTAAGAGACACAGATGCCTTAGAATTGAAGGTGGTAAGGAATGGAGATGGAGCAAACCAGGAATTTACTTCACCCCTGTTGAAGGAGGATAAAGAGTTGAATTGCAACCAGCGTACTGTGGTCATTCCTTCTCCCCAAGAATTCTCACCATGGCTGCtggaaaaggaaaattctaGTTGTAGAAGCTTGAAGTTAACAAGGAGTAGAAGTTGTAAAGCAAGTTTCATGTATTGCTCGTCTTCACCCTGGTTTGAGAAGGAAGAAAAGGACAAGTACACACCATCCAATGTGTTTGAGAAAGACTTTATAGGAAGACCTGAGGGGTTCCAAAAGAAACTTGCTTCATTAAATTATGATACTGAAATTGACAAGCTATCAAGGAAAGGTGGTCAAACTTTCAGAGGGAGTTCCTCTGTAGATCAACTCAAAGAACAAGTTGTCACAACTTCAACTGATGAGGATGTTACCAGCCTCAACACTTATGTTGCAGGACTAAAGGAAATGGCCAAGTTTCAGTATGAGGAACGACTTGCTGATGATCAG GAGTCAGAACCAGAAGCCAACAAATCTGTAAAGAATGTAAAAGATGTTGGTTTGGATCCAATACAAGATGATTTGGCAAGTCCTTCAAGATGGCCTTTCGAATTCAAGAGACTCCAAAAAGAGATTATTGAACTCTGGCATTCTTGCAATGTGTCCTTGGTTCATAGAACGTACTTCTTCCTACTGTTTCAAGGGGATCCAGCAGATTCCATTTACATGGAGGTAGAGCTTAGAAGGCTATCCTTCCTCAAGGACACATTCTCTCGGGGTAATCAGACTGTAGTTGATGGTCACGCTCTCACCCCCGCCTCAAG CGTGAGAGCACTTCGTCGTGAGAGGGAGATGCTGTGTAAGCAAATGCAGAAAAAGCTATCAGAAGATGAGAGAATGAGCCTCTTCCTTAAGTGGGGTGTCCAGCTGAATGCAAAGAATAGGAGACTACAGTTAGCCTACCGCTTGTGGACTGACACAGAGGACATGAACCACATTTCAGAGAGTGCCAATATTGTTGCAAGGTTGACGCGGTTTGTACAGCCAGAGGAGGCCTTCAAGGAGATGTTTGGGCTCAACTTCACGCCCAGGCGCATGAGTAGGAGATCCCATAGTTGGAAACTTAACATTAAGCCATTCTTGTAA
- the LOC100854147 gene encoding probable LRR receptor-like serine/threonine-protein kinase At4g36180: MPLLLSMAVTLTPLFFLMLSFTPFLSCAQRSAETLAEIEALTAFKLNLHDPLGVLNGWDSSTPSAPCDWRGVGCSSGRVSDLRLPRLQLGGRLTDHLGDLTQLRKLSLRSNAFNGTIPSSLSKCTLLRAVFLQYNSFSGNLPPEIGNLTNLQVFNVAQNLLSGEVPGDLPLTLRYLDLSSNLFSGQIPASFSAASDLQLINLSYNDFSGEIPVTFGALQQLQYLWLDYNFLDGTLPSAIANCSALIHLSVEGNALRGVVPVAIASLPKLQVISLSHNNLSGAVPSSMFCNVSSLRIVQLGFNAFTDIVAPGTATCSSVLQVLDVQQNLMHGVFPLWLTFVTSLTMLDVSGNSFAGALPVQIGNLLRLQELKMANNSLDGEIPEELRKCSYLRVLDLEGNQFSGAVPAFLGDLTSLKTLSLGENLFSGLIPPIFGKLSQLETLNLRHNNLSGTIPEELLRLSNLTTLDLSWNKLSGEIPANIGNLSKLLVLNISGNAYSGKIPATVGNLFKLTTLDLSKQKLSGEVPDELSGLPNLQLIALQENMLSGDVPEGFSSLVSLRYLNLSSNSFSGHIPATFGFLQSVVVLSLSENLIGGLIPSEIGNCSELRVLELGSNSLSGDIPADLSRLSHLNELNLGRNNLTGEIPEEISKCSALTSLLLDTNHLSGHIPNSLSNLSNLTTLDLSTNNLTGEIPANLTLISGLVNFNVSRNDLEGEIPGLLGSRFNNPSVFAMNENLCGKPLDRKCKEINTGGRRKRLILLFAVAASGACLMALCCCFYIFSLLRWRKRLKEGAAGEKKRSPARASSGASGGRGSTDNGGPKLVMFNNNITLAETSEATRQFDEENVLSRTRYGLVFKACYNDGMVLSIRRLPDGLLDENTFRKEAEALGKVKHRNLTVLRGYYAGASDVRLLVYDYMPNGNLATLLQEASHQDGHVLNWPMRHLIALGIARGLAFLHTASMVHGDVKPQNVLFDADFEAHLSDFGLDRLTIAAPAEASTSSTSVGTLGYVSPEAVLTGETTKESDVYSFGIVLLELLTGKRPVMFTQDEDIVKWVKRQLQRGQVSELLEPGLLELDPESSEWEEFLLGVKVGLLCTAPDPLDRPTMADTVFMLEGCRVGPDIPSSADPTSQPSPA, encoded by the coding sequence ATGCCATTGCTGCTATCCATGGCTGTGACACTAACTCCTCTTTTCTTCCTCATGCTTAGCTTCACCCCCTTCTTATCTTGCGCTCAACGGAGTGCTGAAACTCTGGCTGAGATTGAAGCGCTCACGGCTTTCAAACTCAATCTTCATGATCCGCTTGGAGTGTTGAACGGCTGGGATTCGTCAACGCCGTCTGCTCCATGCGACTGGCGTGGTGTGGGCTGCAGCAGTGGCCGAGTAAGCGACCTCCGCCTCCCTCGTCTACAACTAGGCGGTCGACTCACTGATCACCTTGGTGACCTGACCCAGCTGCGCAAGCTCAGTCTCCGTTCCAACGCCTTCAATGGTACAATCCCTTCTTCCCTCTCCAAATGCACTCTCCTTCGTGCCGTCTTCTTACAGTACAACTCATTCTCCGGCAATCTTCCGCCGGAGATCGGCAACCTCACCAATCTTCAAGTCTTCAATGTTGCCCAGAACCTTCTCTCCGGTGAAGTTCCTGGCGATCTTCCTCTGACTCTGCGATACCTGGATCTTTCATCCAACTTATTCTCTGGTCAAATTCCAGCGAGTTTTTCTGCCGCATCCGATCTTCAGCTCATCAACCTCTCGTACAACGACTTCTCCGGAGAGATTCCAGTGACCTTCGGCGCGCTTCAACAGCTTCAGTACCTCTGGCTTGATTACAATTTTTTGGACGGAACTCTACCTTCGGCGATCGCCAACTGCTCAGCCCTAATACATTTGAGTGTGGAGGGCAACGCGCTTCGGGGCGTAGTCCCGGTAGCGATTGCGTCTCTGCCGAAGCTTCAAGTGATTTCGCTTTCGCACAATAATCTCTCTGGTGCGGTCCCATCTTCTATGTTCTGCAACGTTTCTTCGCTTCGGATCGTTCAGCTAGGGTTTAATGCCTTCACGGACATTGTCGCGCCCGGGACAGCGACGTGTTCTAGTGTTCTGCAGGTTCTGGATGTTCAACAGAATCTGATGCACGGCGTGTTTCCTTTGTGGTTAACATTTGTCACTTCCTTAACAATGCTGGATGTTTCAGGTAACTCCTTCGCCGGCGCGCTTCCTGTTCAGATCGGAAACCTCTTGAGGTTGCAGGAACTAAAGATGGCTAATAATTCGTTAGACGGTGAGATTCCGGAGGAGTTGAGGAAGTGTAGTTATTTGCGTGTTCTTGATCTTGAAGGAAATCAATTTTCAGGGGCGGTTCCTGCGTTTTTGGGTGATCTGACAAGCTTGAAGACTTTGTCCCTTGGGGAGAATCTCTTCTCCGGTCTTATTCCACCGATTTTTGGTAAGCTCTCACAGCTAGAAACCTTGAACTTGAGGCACAACAATTTGTCCGGAACGATACCGGAGGAGCTATTGAGATTGAGTAACTTGACTACATTGGACCTAAGCTGGAACAAGCTTTCGGGTGAAATTCCAGCAAATATTGGGAATCTGAGTAAGCTACTTGTTCTGAATATTAGTGGTAACGCATATTCAGGGAAGATTCCTGCAACGGTGGGAAATTTATTCAAGCTAACGACCCTTGATTTGAGCAAGCAGAAACTTTCTGGTGAGGTGCCGGATGAGCTTTCAGGCTTGCCCAATTTGCAACTTATTGCTCTCCAGGAGAACATGTTATCTGGGGATGTTCCTGAAGGTTTCAGTAGCTTAGTGAGTCTGCGTTATTTGAACCTCAGTTCCAATTCCTTTTCCGGTCATATTCCAGCCACCTTTGGCTTTCTTCAGTCAGTGGTTGTTCTTTCATTGTCTGAAAATCTTATAGGTGGGTTGATTCCATCAGAGATAGGCAACTGCTCCGAGCTCAGAGTCCTTGAACTGGGATCAAATTCTTTGTCGGGTGACATTCCAGCTGATCTTTCTCGTCTCTCGCATCTGAATGAGCTTAATTTGGGTAGGAACAATTTAACAGGTGAAATCCCTGAAGAAATCTCAAAATGCTCGGCACTAACTTCTCTGTTGCTGGATACTAATCATCTTTCTGGTCACATTCCAAACTCATTGTCTAATTTGTCAAACCTAACAACACTGGATCTCTCTACAAACAACTTGACTGGGGAGATTCCGGCAAATCTTACACTGATCTCTGGCTTGGTAAACTTCAATGTCTCGCGAAATGATCTAGAAGGAGAGATTCCAGGACTACTGGGTTCTCGATTCAACAATCCATCTGTCTTTGCCATGAACGAAAACTTATGTGGGAAGCCCCTGGATAGGAAATGCAAAGAAATAAACACGGGTGGTAGGAGGAAGAGGCTGATTCTGTTATTTGCTGTGGCCGCAAGTGGAGCTTGCCTCATGGCATTATGCTGCTGCTTCTATATTTTCAGCCTCTTGAGGTGGCGCAAGAGGCTCAAAGAGGGGGCTGCGGGGGAGAAGAAAAGGAGCCCTGCGAGGGCAAGTTCAGGAGCCAGTGGGGGCCGTGGCAGTACTGATAATGGTGGACCAAAGCTTGTTATGTTCAATAACAACATCACACTTGCAGAAACAAGTGAAGCAACAAGGCAATTTGATGAGGAAAATGTGCTGAGCAGAACGCGATATGGTCTAGTTTTCAAGGCTTGCTACAATGATGGAATGGTTCTCTCAATTCGCCGACTCCCTGATGGACTGCTAGATGAAAACACATTCCGCAAAGAGGCTGAAGCACTAGGGAAAGTGAAACACCGTAACCTAACTGTCCTCCGCGGCTATTATGCTGGAGCATCTGATGTCAGACTCCTGGTTTACGATTACATGCCCAATGGAAACCTCGCAACCCTCCTACAAGAAGCATCCCACCAAGATGGTCATGTCCTCAATTGGCCAATGCGCCACCTTATTGCACTTGGAATCGCTCGGGGCTTAGCATTTTTACACACAGCTTCCATGGTTCATGGCGATGTCAAGCCACAAAACGTCCTATTTGACGCGGATTTTGAAGCCCATTTATCAGATTTCGGTCTCGACCGGCTGACAATTGCTGCCCCAGCGGAAGCTTCCACTTCCTCCACATCTGTTGGCACGCTAGGGTATGTCTCCCCGGAAGCAGTCCTAACAGGGGAAACCACAAAGGAATCAGATGTTTACAGCTTCGGCATTGTCTTGCTGGAACTTTTGACCGGAAAAAGACCTGTGATGTTTACACAAGACGAAGACATAGTGAAGTGGGTCAAGAGACAATTGCAAAGGGGTCAAGTCTCAGAACTGCTTGAGCCAGGACTCCTAGAACTCGATCCCGAATCATCAGAATGGGAAGAGTTCTTGCTGGGAGTGAAAGTGGGTTTGCTTTGCACCGCACCAGACCCTCTCGACCGACCCACCATGGCGGACACAGTGTTCATGCTAGAAGGTTGCCGTGTCGGACCCGATATTCCGTCGTCGGCCGATCCCACATCCCAACCCTCGCCGGcatga